One Hippocampus zosterae strain Florida chromosome 4, ASM2543408v3, whole genome shotgun sequence genomic window carries:
- the LOC127599418 gene encoding 60S acidic ribosomal protein P2-like isoform X2, which translates to MRYVAAYLLSALGGNENPDAKHIKKILESVGIEADDTRLEKVLAELKGKKVNDVIAAGMCKLASMPAGGAVAVATSAAAGSGGASAPAAAEEKKKEEKKEESEESDDDMGFGLFD; encoded by the exons ATGCGTTACGTAGCTGCTTACCTGCTATCTGCCCTTGGCGGCAATGAGAATCCAGATGCTAAACACATCAAGAAGATCCTGGAAAGTGTTGGCATTGAGGCTGATGACACCCGTTTGGAAAAG GTCCTCGCTGAGCTCAAAGGCAAGAAAGTGAATGATGTGATTGCTGCTG GTATGTGCAAACTCGCCAGCATGCCAGCAGGCGGTGCTGTAGCAGTGGCCACCTCTGCAGCTGCTGGTTCAGGAGGAGCTTCCGCACCTGCTGCAG CtgaagaaaagaagaaggaggagaagaaggaagaGTCTGAAGAATCCGATGATGACATGGGATTCGGTCTTTTTGACTAA
- the bdnf gene encoding brain-derived neurotrophic factor isoform X2, translating to MTILFLTMVISYFSCMRAAPLRDAPGMQGHRTEGYLGAAAAATVARGRGSPQSGGGPGQRGMPSLTDTFEQVIEELLEVDGEAEAAQMGQGADQSQGGGGLASAVATERKDVDMYDSRVMISNQVPLEPPFLFLLEEYKNYLDAANMSMRVRRHSDPSRRGELSVCDSISQWVTAVDKKTAIDMSGQTVTVMEKVPVPNGQLKQYFYETKCNPMGYTKDGCRGIDKRHYNSQCRTTQSYVRALTMDNKKKIGWRFIRIDTSCVCTLTIKRGR from the coding sequence ATGACCATCCTGTTCCTTACTATGGTTATTTCATACTTCAGTTGCATGAGAGCTGCGCCCCTGAGAGACGCCCCAGGCATGCAGGGCCATCGGACGGAAGGCTACTTGGGCGCCGCCGCGGCCGCCACAGTCGCGAGAGGCCGGGGGAGTCCACAGAGCGGTGGCGGGCCAGGCCAGCGTGGGATGCCTTCGCTCACAGACACCTTTGAGCAGGTGATAGAGGAGCTGCTGGAAGTGGATGGGGAGGCAGAGGCAGCACAGATGGGACAGGGGGCAGATCAGAGCCAGGGAGGCGGGGGTCTGGCTTCAGCCGTGGCCACAGAACGCAAGGATGTCGACATGTACGACTCGCGGGTTATGATCAGCAACCAAGTGCCTTTGGAGCCGccctttctctttctcctggAGGAATACAAAAACTATCTGGATGCTGCTAATATGTCCATGAGAGTGCGACGACACTCTGACCCCTCGCGACGTGGAGAGCTCAGCGTTTGTGACAGTATTAGCCAATGGGTGACGGCGGTGGATAAAAAGACGGCAATCGACATGTCGGGGCAGACGGTTACCGTCATGGAAAAGGTTCCTGTCCCCAATGGGCAACTGAAGCAATACTTTTACGAGACCAAATGCAACCCCATGGGGTACACAAAGGACGGCTGCAGAGGAATAGACAAGCGGCACTATAACTCCCAATGCAGGACAACCCAGTCCTACGTGCGAGCTCTCACCATGGATAACAAAAAGAAGATTGGCTGGCGGTTTATAAGAATAGACACTTCCTGTGTATGCACACTGACCATTAAAAGAGGGAGATAG
- the LOC127599418 gene encoding 60S acidic ribosomal protein P2-like isoform X1 — translation MIPIFVQITCYRMRYVAAYLLSALGGNENPDAKHIKKILESVGIEADDTRLEKVLAELKGKKVNDVIAAGMCKLASMPAGGAVAVATSAAAGSGGASAPAAAEEKKKEEKKEESEESDDDMGFGLFD, via the exons ATGATCCCAATATTTGTTCAAATTACTTGTTACAGAATGCGTTACGTAGCTGCTTACCTGCTATCTGCCCTTGGCGGCAATGAGAATCCAGATGCTAAACACATCAAGAAGATCCTGGAAAGTGTTGGCATTGAGGCTGATGACACCCGTTTGGAAAAG GTCCTCGCTGAGCTCAAAGGCAAGAAAGTGAATGATGTGATTGCTGCTG GTATGTGCAAACTCGCCAGCATGCCAGCAGGCGGTGCTGTAGCAGTGGCCACCTCTGCAGCTGCTGGTTCAGGAGGAGCTTCCGCACCTGCTGCAG CtgaagaaaagaagaaggaggagaagaaggaagaGTCTGAAGAATCCGATGATGACATGGGATTCGGTCTTTTTGACTAA
- the bdnf gene encoding brain-derived neurotrophic factor isoform X1, with translation MVCFTTGQHKFHQVRRVMTILFLTMVISYFSCMRAAPLRDAPGMQGHRTEGYLGAAAAATVARGRGSPQSGGGPGQRGMPSLTDTFEQVIEELLEVDGEAEAAQMGQGADQSQGGGGLASAVATERKDVDMYDSRVMISNQVPLEPPFLFLLEEYKNYLDAANMSMRVRRHSDPSRRGELSVCDSISQWVTAVDKKTAIDMSGQTVTVMEKVPVPNGQLKQYFYETKCNPMGYTKDGCRGIDKRHYNSQCRTTQSYVRALTMDNKKKIGWRFIRIDTSCVCTLTIKRGR, from the exons ATGGTCTGTTTTACGACTGGGCAGCACAAG TTCCACCAGGTTAGAAGAGTGATGACCATCCTGTTCCTTACTATGGTTATTTCATACTTCAGTTGCATGAGAGCTGCGCCCCTGAGAGACGCCCCAGGCATGCAGGGCCATCGGACGGAAGGCTACTTGGGCGCCGCCGCGGCCGCCACAGTCGCGAGAGGCCGGGGGAGTCCACAGAGCGGTGGCGGGCCAGGCCAGCGTGGGATGCCTTCGCTCACAGACACCTTTGAGCAGGTGATAGAGGAGCTGCTGGAAGTGGATGGGGAGGCAGAGGCAGCACAGATGGGACAGGGGGCAGATCAGAGCCAGGGAGGCGGGGGTCTGGCTTCAGCCGTGGCCACAGAACGCAAGGATGTCGACATGTACGACTCGCGGGTTATGATCAGCAACCAAGTGCCTTTGGAGCCGccctttctctttctcctggAGGAATACAAAAACTATCTGGATGCTGCTAATATGTCCATGAGAGTGCGACGACACTCTGACCCCTCGCGACGTGGAGAGCTCAGCGTTTGTGACAGTATTAGCCAATGGGTGACGGCGGTGGATAAAAAGACGGCAATCGACATGTCGGGGCAGACGGTTACCGTCATGGAAAAGGTTCCTGTCCCCAATGGGCAACTGAAGCAATACTTTTACGAGACCAAATGCAACCCCATGGGGTACACAAAGGACGGCTGCAGAGGAATAGACAAGCGGCACTATAACTCCCAATGCAGGACAACCCAGTCCTACGTGCGAGCTCTCACCATGGATAACAAAAAGAAGATTGGCTGGCGGTTTATAAGAATAGACACTTCCTGTGTATGCACACTGACCATTAAAAGAGGGAGATAG
- the lin7c gene encoding protein lin-7 homolog C encodes MASLGEPVRLERDINRAIELLDKLQRTGEVPPQKLQALQRVLQSEFCNAVREVYEHVYETVDINSSPEVRANATAKATVAAFAASEGHSHPRVVELPKTEEGLGFNIMGGKEQNSPIYISRIIPGGIADRHGGLKRGDQLLSVNGVSVEGEHHEKAVELLKAAQGTVKLVVRYTPKVLEEMESRFEKMRSAKRRQQNNYPQ; translated from the exons ATGGCGTCGCTTGGGGAACCTGTACGTCTGGAGAGAG ACATTAACCGAGCCATTGAACTGCTTGACAAGCTTCAGAGGACAGGGGAGGTTCCTCCTCAGAAACTGCAGGCCCTGCAAAGGGTCTTACAGAGTGAATTTTGCAATGCTGTCAGAGAA GTTTATGAGCATGTGTACGAGACAGTGGACATCAACAGCAGTCCTGAAGTCAGAGCAAATGCTACAGCAAAG GCGACCGTGGCGGCGTTTGCAGCAAGTGAGGGGCACTCGCATCCACGTGTGGTGGAACTTCCCAAAACGGAAGAAGGCTTGGGGTTCAACATAATGGGTGGGAAGGAGCAGAACTCTCCAATTTACATCTCGCGGATCATCCCAGGAGGCATCGCCGACCGACATGGTGGCCTGAAGAGAGGTGATCAACTTCTCTCTGTCAACGGGGTG AGCGTGGAAGGTGAACACCATGAGAAAGCTGTGGAACTACTTAAAGCAGCTCAGGGCACAGTGAAGCTGGTAGTGAGGTACACCCCCAAAGTCCTCGAAGAGATGGAGTCACGTTTTGAGAAAATGAGGTCGGCGAAGCGTCGGCAGCAGAATAACTATCCCCAGTAG